Proteins encoded in a region of the Clostridium beijerinckii genome:
- a CDS encoding metallophosphoesterase, translating into MRIVHLSDIHLNKEDLKNFQEFVLPALIKDLDEYNSNQKIDLVLITGDLIDKGGKSLGGIENALKLFVENVIEPIKNEFGLGYEKFFFVPGNHDIDENVDSPRIEKGLTADLGDTDSVNKFIDEDTLEGIERILPYKKFEEEYYKNCVLSKDITNFQSSYVINIEGTTIGVNCLNTAWRCYNSKTDKEKILLGERQIINGYKKIKDCDIKIALMHHQPDWLAKFDRESIESLLFEYYDLLFCGHVHKGSTWNTNRSYGELFFSIAPINFAGNIRSENRIYSNGYSILDYDPELGEIILNYRRYNHIPLHAYVSNTDEAKEGKGLFKINCKINKKKTIARESSTKEEMAIFNFVHSDINYLKTNNLLGEFIVEKKNYGTGFFRNKHLINENIKIISKYSLKYKNLVNNIDLIIVLLDKLLYKFSLEDQNAEYFEIIINLQEHFNEIRSDNDENRIVALKSIYDSIIWFWKKISTDIIPGLFPGEVSISKLLEYIIDSEGKSCIDDQYVKVLVEAMEIYDALDSGNEYEVRKYSESSLKCQMILCIILPTYIYEEKLLCWTSEIKIGKSEDKDMNQLLSVIKNEYIELQCNYAERNIDIELIYNKILENDTIIIKGKNGSGKSSIIGKLVEKLSDEKYGKELSLSIILYSFKHSKNIYDLIKSIIYQTNVTLVNKIDETILDQVTKEYNMWSGNQMQVNKTNTSNVYNIYKKIIQEVLANFILEHGEIYIFIDSMELANDYEDDVKNLFTDLPSNSHIVFCTIEDNKSLDKINRDTHIGENVVTISELSKEEISHILNLSFADIENIEVIDKIYEKTNGNIKLIKSLIEKVGISEKDILEYLKDYENEIHKKNTEEFERLANKWILFHTDILEETLLILALFETINFISLDKIQSYLNFKGYDVRLPKIKKFLNKVDEQIVYINNKAKLANGELAKFVIENFFSNSDMEIFVSDLFSWICNNIKNEYNFAIAFFKYLIKKKLINENQLDKNFNNFISKKKDNNEDEYLYHVGMLMYYENKQMEKYFMKMIESASELNNCKAKTFLGYCYMIGECVSQDISKAEVLLKEACEAGDSMAKSILGKVLISGIYLKRDSEKGKKLLFEASKDGDVDAKLSLAAMLISGNGIKPNPLQGRELLCELIEDNNTMAMLFLGRFMLDGVSMERNVDEGLKLIEKAIELGNIDAKIDLAERLIYGNGIEEDKLEGFRMLEEVSNSGNIKAKRKLARLNITRGDAELGSQLIYELIEGKDSSAILECWRLILNKKLSEEKKEMVLELLREEAKNNNVDAMRLLGISLIRGDGVDRNVEEGIDLLKYCVSKSDVESMRILGYNLANGVDIMQDKELGETLLLDAVERGDTEAKVSYALTLINNYSDEYNVNKSIRLLDEAASCGNIYAKLNLFDIFINGRTVKKDIERALKLLNDCIEWGDRQATRIMAFMTLNGIDVPYDPNMAKRLLIKAKNDGDELAKTILGEAIVKLRFPEYSVEQGIELLEDAACQETMAECILGKMLICGRNIAQDKFRGMALLKSSAEKGNTAAKRNLYNMLLDGKYLEQNIEEGKNYLMNAVESNDYIAKMDFARRLLDGKAIKRNENQGKKIFEDLINQNNSDAMCQYGDRLINGDGVIKNKPKGENLLRKAIELGNKNARRLLAINIIENKLQINNIDEAVSLFEKNILESDERTMILYGEMLINGEKVVEDIDRGIKLLEECSNRKNSTAQYYLGKRLVKGKKVNQDINRGINLLEASFAEGDESSGIFLAMVHINGKYVKQDIDKGIAILSNLSSEGYEEAQEKLAMMLIKGDRIQRDYIKGIDLIEKLCKKKETGVMVEYGEMLLDGFYVEKDLRLGHKLLNDAIKEGDYYAAYRLGRRLFSGRSIKRHKSHASKYLHKAIKHGIVTAKFEYGIRLKNGLDLALDIDKGKSIINEVLDKSDAEEKYYLGITAYKFNDYELATQLFYDAYKDDVEGASVSLAYMLRRNEINGKIELPDIPKLLENEIKNNSQNAKINLALHYVRRNDKYQDWEKVNEIFSKLDYCGEAAEWWYETSRNGDLEGELVLGLMDRYGLIPELSNETFIERFGKVNNNGWDIPNWMFNNITAYSQIAVTKEN; encoded by the coding sequence ATGAGAATAGTACATTTATCGGATATACATTTAAATAAAGAGGACCTAAAGAACTTTCAGGAATTTGTTTTACCAGCGCTTATTAAGGATCTAGATGAATATAATTCTAATCAAAAAATTGATTTAGTATTAATAACTGGAGATTTAATTGATAAAGGTGGTAAATCCCTAGGAGGTATAGAAAATGCATTAAAATTATTCGTTGAAAATGTGATTGAGCCTATTAAAAATGAATTTGGATTAGGATATGAAAAGTTTTTTTTTGTTCCAGGAAATCATGATATTGACGAGAATGTAGATTCACCTCGAATAGAAAAAGGATTAACGGCTGATTTAGGAGATACAGATTCAGTGAATAAATTCATTGATGAAGATACTTTGGAAGGAATTGAAAGAATATTACCATATAAGAAATTTGAAGAAGAATATTATAAGAATTGCGTATTGAGCAAAGATATTACAAATTTTCAATCTAGTTATGTGATTAATATTGAAGGAACAACAATAGGTGTGAATTGCTTAAATACAGCGTGGCGTTGTTATAATAGTAAAACAGATAAAGAAAAAATTCTTTTAGGTGAAAGACAAATAATAAATGGCTATAAGAAGATTAAAGATTGTGATATTAAGATTGCGTTGATGCATCACCAACCGGATTGGTTAGCTAAGTTTGATAGGGAAAGCATAGAAAGCTTATTATTTGAATATTATGATTTGTTATTTTGTGGACATGTACATAAAGGTAGCACATGGAACACAAATAGGAGTTATGGAGAATTATTTTTTTCAATTGCACCTATAAATTTTGCTGGTAATATAAGAAGTGAGAATAGAATTTACTCTAATGGATATTCTATTTTAGATTATGATCCCGAATTAGGTGAAATTATTTTAAACTATAGAAGATATAATCATATTCCTCTTCATGCGTATGTAAGTAATACAGATGAAGCCAAGGAAGGAAAAGGCTTATTTAAAATTAATTGTAAGATAAATAAAAAAAAAACTATAGCTAGAGAAAGCTCGACCAAAGAAGAAATGGCGATATTTAATTTTGTGCATTCAGATATAAATTATCTAAAAACAAATAATCTTTTAGGTGAATTTATTGTAGAAAAAAAAAATTATGGTACAGGATTTTTTAGAAACAAACATCTTATTAATGAAAATATTAAAATTATATCGAAGTATAGTTTAAAATATAAAAACTTAGTAAATAACATAGATCTAATAATAGTATTATTAGATAAATTACTGTATAAATTTTCATTAGAGGATCAAAATGCTGAGTATTTCGAGATAATAATCAACTTGCAAGAACATTTTAATGAAATAAGAAGTGATAATGATGAAAATAGAATAGTCGCTTTAAAATCAATTTATGACTCAATTATTTGGTTTTGGAAGAAAATTTCAACAGATATTATTCCAGGGCTATTTCCTGGGGAAGTGTCTATATCAAAATTATTAGAATATATTATTGATTCAGAGGGAAAAAGTTGCATTGATGATCAATATGTAAAAGTGTTGGTAGAGGCAATGGAAATATATGATGCTTTAGATTCTGGAAATGAATATGAAGTTAGAAAATATAGCGAAAGTTCATTAAAGTGTCAAATGATACTATGTATAATTCTCCCAACTTACATATATGAAGAAAAATTATTATGTTGGACGTCTGAAATTAAAATTGGTAAGTCTGAAGATAAGGATATGAACCAGCTATTATCGGTAATAAAAAATGAATATATTGAATTACAATGTAATTATGCAGAAAGAAACATAGATATAGAATTAATTTATAATAAAATATTAGAAAATGATACTATAATTATAAAAGGAAAAAATGGATCTGGAAAATCATCTATAATAGGAAAATTAGTTGAAAAATTAAGTGATGAAAAGTATGGTAAAGAATTAAGTTTATCAATTATACTATATTCGTTTAAGCACTCTAAAAATATTTACGATTTAATTAAATCTATCATTTACCAAACTAATGTTACATTGGTAAATAAAATTGATGAAACAATACTAGACCAAGTTACAAAGGAATATAATATGTGGTCTGGAAATCAAATGCAGGTAAATAAAACAAATACAAGTAATGTTTATAATATTTACAAAAAAATAATACAAGAAGTTCTGGCTAATTTTATTCTAGAACATGGTGAAATATATATTTTTATAGATTCTATGGAATTAGCCAATGATTATGAGGATGATGTTAAAAATTTGTTCACTGATTTACCAAGTAATTCGCATATTGTATTTTGTACCATTGAAGATAATAAAAGCTTAGACAAAATTAATAGGGATACACATATTGGAGAAAATGTAGTAACAATTAGTGAGTTAAGTAAAGAAGAAATATCACATATACTCAATTTGTCCTTTGCTGATATTGAAAATATAGAAGTTATAGATAAGATTTACGAAAAAACAAATGGAAATATTAAATTAATTAAATCTTTAATCGAAAAAGTAGGAATTAGTGAAAAAGACATATTAGAATATTTAAAGGATTATGAGAATGAAATACATAAAAAGAATACAGAGGAATTTGAAAGATTGGCAAATAAATGGATACTATTTCATACAGATATTTTAGAGGAAACTCTTCTTATTTTGGCTCTTTTTGAAACAATTAATTTTATTAGTTTGGATAAAATTCAATCTTATTTGAATTTTAAAGGCTATGATGTAAGGTTGCCAAAGATAAAAAAATTTCTCAACAAAGTTGATGAACAAATAGTATATATAAATAATAAAGCTAAACTTGCCAATGGGGAATTAGCGAAATTTGTTATTGAGAATTTTTTTAGCAATAGTGATATGGAAATATTTGTATCTGACTTGTTTAGTTGGATTTGTAATAATATTAAAAATGAATATAATTTTGCAATAGCTTTCTTTAAGTATTTAATTAAAAAGAAATTAATCAACGAGAACCAATTGGATAAGAATTTTAATAATTTTATCTCCAAGAAAAAAGATAATAATGAAGATGAGTATTTATATCATGTTGGTATGCTTATGTACTATGAAAACAAGCAAATGGAAAAGTATTTCATGAAAATGATAGAATCCGCATCGGAACTTAATAATTGTAAAGCAAAAACATTTTTAGGATATTGTTATATGATAGGAGAATGTGTATCACAAGACATATCTAAGGCTGAAGTTTTACTTAAAGAAGCTTGCGAAGCTGGTGATTCGATGGCTAAATCCATTTTAGGAAAAGTATTGATTAGTGGTATTTATTTGAAAAGAGATTCGGAAAAGGGTAAAAAATTACTTTTCGAAGCGAGTAAGGATGGTGATGTAGATGCAAAATTAAGTTTGGCAGCTATGCTTATTAGTGGGAATGGAATTAAACCGAATCCACTTCAAGGAAGAGAACTTTTATGTGAATTAATTGAAGATAATAATACAATGGCTATGCTTTTCTTGGGAAGATTTATGTTAGACGGAGTATCAATGGAAAGGAATGTAGATGAAGGACTAAAATTGATTGAAAAAGCAATAGAACTAGGTAATATAGATGCGAAAATTGATTTAGCAGAGAGATTAATTTATGGAAATGGAATTGAAGAAGATAAATTAGAAGGGTTTAGGATGTTAGAGGAAGTATCCAACTCTGGAAATATAAAGGCAAAAAGAAAGCTTGCAAGGCTTAATATAACTAGAGGAGATGCAGAATTAGGAAGTCAATTAATCTATGAATTAATTGAAGGCAAAGATTCGTCGGCAATATTAGAGTGCTGGAGATTAATTTTAAATAAAAAATTATCTGAAGAAAAAAAAGAAATGGTATTGGAGCTATTGCGAGAAGAAGCAAAAAATAATAATGTAGATGCTATGCGATTATTAGGAATAAGTTTAATTCGTGGCGATGGAGTAGATAGAAATGTTGAAGAAGGTATAGATTTACTGAAATATTGCGTAAGTAAATCAGATGTTGAGTCTATGAGAATATTAGGATATAATCTTGCGAATGGAGTAGATATTATGCAAGATAAAGAATTAGGAGAAACATTGCTACTTGATGCAGTTGAACGAGGGGATACCGAGGCTAAAGTTTCATATGCATTAACTTTGATTAATAATTATTCTGATGAATACAATGTGAATAAATCAATTAGGTTACTTGATGAAGCGGCATCTTGTGGAAATATTTATGCAAAATTGAATTTATTTGATATTTTTATTAATGGAAGAACTGTGAAAAAAGATATTGAAAGAGCATTAAAACTACTAAATGATTGCATAGAATGGGGAGATAGACAAGCAACGAGAATTATGGCTTTTATGACACTAAATGGAATTGACGTTCCATATGATCCGAACATGGCAAAAAGACTTTTAATAAAAGCTAAAAATGATGGAGATGAATTAGCAAAAACAATTTTAGGAGAAGCAATTGTTAAATTAAGATTTCCGGAGTATTCGGTAGAACAAGGAATAGAATTATTAGAAGATGCAGCATGCCAGGAGACTATGGCAGAATGTATTTTGGGGAAGATGCTAATTTGTGGAAGAAATATCGCCCAAGATAAATTTAGAGGAATGGCATTGTTAAAAAGCTCTGCTGAAAAAGGAAATACAGCAGCAAAAAGAAACTTATACAATATGCTATTAGATGGGAAATATTTAGAACAAAATATAGAGGAAGGTAAAAATTATCTGATGAATGCAGTGGAATCTAATGATTATATCGCTAAGATGGATTTTGCGAGAAGATTACTAGATGGGAAGGCTATAAAAAGAAATGAAAATCAAGGTAAAAAAATATTTGAAGATTTGATAAATCAAAATAATTCAGATGCGATGTGTCAATATGGGGATAGATTAATTAATGGTGATGGCGTAATTAAAAATAAACCTAAGGGTGAAAATTTATTAAGAAAAGCTATAGAACTTGGAAATAAAAATGCAAGAAGGCTATTGGCCATTAATATTATTGAGAATAAATTACAAATTAATAATATTGATGAAGCAGTAAGTTTATTTGAAAAAAATATTTTAGAATCAGATGAAAGGACAATGATACTTTACGGAGAAATGCTTATAAATGGAGAAAAGGTTGTTGAAGATATAGACAGAGGAATTAAATTATTAGAAGAATGCAGCAATCGTAAAAATTCTACTGCTCAATATTATCTTGGAAAAAGATTAGTAAAGGGGAAGAAAGTTAATCAAGATATAAATAGAGGAATTAATTTATTAGAAGCCTCTTTCGCTGAAGGAGATGAAAGTTCAGGTATTTTCTTGGCTATGGTTCATATTAATGGAAAATATGTAAAACAAGATATAGATAAAGGAATTGCAATTCTGAGCAACTTATCAAGTGAAGGTTATGAGGAAGCACAAGAAAAGCTAGCTATGATGCTGATTAAAGGAGATAGAATACAGAGAGATTATATTAAAGGAATTGATTTGATTGAAAAATTATGTAAAAAGAAAGAAACTGGGGTTATGGTGGAGTATGGAGAGATGTTGTTAGATGGATTCTATGTTGAAAAAGATTTACGACTTGGACATAAGTTATTAAATGATGCAATTAAGGAGGGCGATTACTATGCGGCTTACAGATTGGGGAGAAGATTGTTCAGTGGAAGGAGCATAAAAAGACATAAATCACATGCAAGTAAATATTTGCATAAAGCTATAAAGCATGGTATTGTAACAGCTAAATTTGAATATGGAATAAGATTGAAAAATGGATTGGATCTTGCTTTAGATATAGATAAAGGGAAAAGTATTATAAATGAAGTATTGGATAAGAGTGATGCGGAAGAAAAATATTATCTGGGAATAACTGCATATAAGTTCAATGACTATGAATTAGCGACACAATTATTTTATGACGCATACAAAGATGATGTGGAAGGAGCTTCAGTATCACTAGCGTATATGCTTAGAAGAAATGAGATAAATGGAAAAATTGAATTGCCTGACATACCTAAGCTTTTGGAAAATGAAATTAAAAACAACAGTCAGAATGCAAAAATTAATCTTGCACTACATTATGTGAGAAGGAATGATAAATATCAAGATTGGGAAAAAGTAAATGAAATTTTTAGCAAATTGGATTATTGTGGAGAAGCTGCTGAATGGTGGTATGAAACATCTAGAAATGGAGATTTAGAAGGGGAATTAGTTCTAGGATTGATGGATAGATATGGATTAATACCTGAATTAAGTAATGAAACTTTTATTGAGCGATTTGGAAAAGTTAATAATAATGGCTGGGATATTCCAAATTGGATGTTTAATAATATAACAGCTTATAGCCAAATAGCTGTTACAAAAGAAAATTAA
- a CDS encoding DUF5655 domain-containing protein gives MIGQTRVIFVSPSFNNYQKESINFKDLPFELWEVKKFSNNTVYFNNIKPSKTSESIKTITKTNTNAQTRNVIDEVIVYTEEDHFKNSSEEIIDLYNRIKEYITSLNDNITIRAKKLEIGFVYNNKIMIDIHLQKRALKIWLNAKWGTIDDSKHLAKDMSKTCHWGNGDYEIQISDDEELEYIFSLIKQVYRVKCNV, from the coding sequence TTGATTGGTCAAACAAGAGTTATATTCGTATCGCCATCATTTAATAATTATCAAAAGGAGTCAATCAACTTTAAAGATTTACCTTTCGAACTATGGGAAGTTAAGAAATTCTCTAATAATACAGTTTATTTTAATAATATTAAGCCATCTAAAACATCTGAATCAATAAAAACAATAACCAAAACAAATACAAATGCTCAAACTAGAAATGTAATTGATGAAGTGATTGTATATACAGAAGAAGATCATTTCAAAAATTCTTCTGAAGAAATCATTGATTTATATAATAGGATTAAAGAATATATAACTTCATTAAATGACAACATCACTATAAGAGCTAAAAAATTAGAGATTGGATTTGTTTATAACAATAAAATTATGATAGATATACATTTACAAAAGAGAGCATTAAAGATTTGGTTAAACGCTAAGTGGGGAACTATAGATGATTCAAAACACCTTGCAAAAGATATGTCTAAAACTTGTCATTGGGGCAACGGGGATTATGAGATTCAAATATCTGATGATGAGGAATTGGAGTATATTTTTAGTTTGATAAAGCAGGTTTATAGGGTGAAATGTAATGTATAG
- a CDS encoding HNH endonuclease domain-containing protein: MNDIYTRKDIILPKEICEVPYSNEVDYATFSRSLRDDKVVASYKMYWLLALLDEISLDNFEIEFRTLICKMVVKAWYPLLKYKLSFGLCDNLAKVATYISDTYNLESNYDERKLFHFIYSSQDKTLNKMLKELTLNVPYRFLSPFFENKLRGQKKVQKLIEELSKEDNGCIYEIYKNYKDENCIRIKDNWCNYLKFNYRIIQGWAYYKLVCFLQKRNPNVPGIAMKLEAPKNRDLREQTKIWKKVIEQRHITDLYTGLDFTETNYNNYGVLSIDHFIPWSFVLHDQMWNLVPTFKNINSKKSDNLLQYDTYIDRFCEMQYEAFCFVVDENRKNQLEEYGQVLKVDNLRKFKKENKEEEFVRRMKQEIGPVYGVAVNQGFGVLGKFI; the protein is encoded by the coding sequence ATGAATGATATATACACAAGAAAAGATATAATATTACCAAAAGAAATATGTGAAGTTCCTTATAGTAATGAAGTTGATTACGCTACGTTTTCTAGATCACTTAGAGATGATAAGGTTGTAGCAAGTTATAAGATGTATTGGCTGCTGGCTTTATTAGATGAAATTTCTTTGGATAATTTTGAAATAGAATTTAGAACATTAATATGTAAAATGGTCGTAAAGGCTTGGTATCCTCTTTTGAAATACAAGTTAAGTTTTGGATTATGTGATAATTTAGCAAAAGTAGCTACTTACATTTCAGATACATATAACTTGGAAAGCAATTATGATGAACGTAAGCTTTTTCATTTTATATATTCATCACAAGATAAAACATTAAATAAAATGCTTAAAGAATTAACATTAAATGTACCATATAGATTTTTATCACCATTTTTTGAGAATAAACTTAGAGGTCAGAAAAAAGTTCAAAAGCTCATAGAAGAACTATCCAAAGAGGATAATGGATGCATTTATGAAATTTATAAAAATTATAAGGATGAAAATTGTATTAGGATTAAAGATAATTGGTGTAATTACTTAAAGTTTAACTACAGAATTATTCAAGGCTGGGCGTATTATAAATTGGTATGCTTCCTGCAAAAGCGCAATCCAAATGTACCAGGTATAGCAATGAAATTAGAAGCTCCTAAAAATAGAGACTTGAGAGAGCAGACAAAGATATGGAAGAAAGTTATAGAACAAAGGCATATAACGGACTTATATACAGGCTTAGATTTCACAGAAACAAATTATAATAATTATGGTGTTTTAAGCATAGATCACTTTATACCTTGGAGCTTTGTCCTTCATGATCAAATGTGGAATTTAGTACCTACTTTTAAGAATATAAATAGTAAGAAAAGTGATAATTTACTACAATATGATACATATATTGATAGGTTTTGTGAAATGCAGTATGAAGCCTTTTGCTTTGTAGTTGATGAAAATAGGAAAAATCAACTTGAGGAATATGGACAAGTGCTTAAGGTTGACAATCTTAGGAAGTTTAAAAAAGAAAATAAGGAAGAGGAATTCGTTAGGAGAATGAAACAAGAGATTGGTCCGGTTTATGGAGTGGCGGTAAATCAAGGGTTTGGAGTTTTGGGAAAATTTATTTGA